A portion of the Gigantopelta aegis isolate Gae_Host chromosome 10, Gae_host_genome, whole genome shotgun sequence genome contains these proteins:
- the LOC121384782 gene encoding ankyrin-1-like, giving the protein MEDGNDTIFEADSDMFAPLDLFLRMVEENNTVAVDRLLSDWAFRSNLDINTCLIACLQRSCDSVIVDKILKHLPNMRYSDENGMRALHHAAIHGPVQNVRCIVEAGVLVNCSDLKGYRPLHYACEHGQTDIVRYLIEEGAHVNSSRTHLSGESALHIACRCGHVDTVIALLDSRADINLLILTEHGGHTPLHKAVMGDSSEVARVLCQRGASPYLTDSLGKTALHLAAEMGNIEITRILIQFGDAALVNSTDELGKTALSYAAHEGFLEVTTDLIQAGADVSLYDMNGYAPIHLAIAGRKLDVVELILGSGCDVNMQTHKSLESPLMMALSVREIDIIQMLLRHGADVNLPDFKQYTPLHRSQVLGKNEQLKERITEILLQAGSRVNARDHQGAIPLNRNIFTSVLINRPCNTGCLKLLVEAGSLLQPDAEYNRNSPLYWLCSSGCLTEAHYLVQAGWDLRCEPWIMMEGKTPQQNRLHKWFLALSRSVRPLQHYCRNKIRTRLQELSEDREIISSIQLLPVPEKVKQYLCLRDCYFTDDFDASSQVQRS; this is encoded by the exons ATGGAAGATGGAAATGATACAATATTTGAAGCTGATTCGGATATGTTTGCCCCTTTGGACCTCTTTCTCCGAATGGTGGAAGAAAACAACACCGTTGCAGTTGACAGACTTCTTTCTGACTGGGCATTTCGATCAAACCTGGATATCAACACATGTCTCATAGCATGTCTGCAAAGAAGTTGTGATTCAGTGATTGTCGACAAGATTTTAAAACATCTTCCAAACATGCGCTATTCCGATGAGAATGGTATGCGTGCATTACACCACGCCGCTATTCACGGACCTGTTCAGAATGTACGATGCATTGTTGAAGCTGGGGTACTTGTTAACTGCTCTGATTTAAAAGGCTATCGGCCATTACACTATGCATGCGAACACGGCCAGACAGACATTGTCCGATACCTGATTGAAGAAGGTGCCCATGTGAACTCTTCACGGACGCACCTGTCGGGTGAATCTGCCCTCCACATTGCGTGTCGGTGTGGTCACGTCGACACAGTGATAGCCTTGCTTGACAGCCGCGCGGACATCAACCTGTTGATTCTGACAGAACATGGAGGCCATACACCGCTGCACAAAGCAGTCATGGGAGACAGCAGTGAAGTTGCTCGGGTTCTGTGTCAGAGGGGAGCATCACCATACCTCACCGATTCTTTAG GTAAGACTGCCCTGCATCTTGCTGCTGAGATGGGTAACATTGAGATTACACGCATCTTGATTCAGTTTGGTGATGCTGCTCTTGTGAACTCCACTGACGAGTTGGGCAAAACCGCATTGTCTTACGCAGCCCATGAAGGCTTTCTTGAAGTGACCACCGACCTGATTCAGGCGGGAGCCGACGTCTCTCTTTACGACATGAACGGCTATGCTCCAATTCACCTGGCTATCGCTGGGAGAAAGCTGGACGTTGTCGAACTGATCCTCGGGTCAGGGTGTGATGTCAACATGCAGACGCACAAGTCTCTGGAGTCTCCGTTAATGATGGCTCTGAGTGTACGAGAGATCGACATCATCCAGATGTTGTTGCGCCACGGTGCCGACGTCAATCTACCGGACTTCAAACAGTATACACCACTTCATCGCTCACAAGTGCTGGGAA aAAATGAGCAATTGAAGGAGCGGATAACGGAGATCCTGCTACAGGCGGGGTCGCGCGTGAATGCCCGGGACCACCAGGGAGCGATTCCATTGAACAGAAACATCTTCACCAGTGTCCTCATCAACCGGCCCTGTAACACGGGCTGTCTCAAGCTGCTGGTTGAGGCAGGCTCTCTACTCCAACCGGATGCAGAATACAATAG GAATTCCCCGCTCTACTGGCTGTGTTCAAGTGGCTGTCTAACCGAGGCCCACTATCTAGTGCAGGCCGGCTGGGACTTGCGGTGTGAACCCTGGATAATGATGGAGGGCAAAACACCACAGCAGAATCGCTTACACAAGTGGTTTCTTGCTCTGTCGCGCTCAGTACGCCCCTTACAGCATTACTGTAGGAACAAAATTAGGACCAGACTCCAAGAGCTCAGCGAGGACCGGGAAATCATTTCATCCATTCAGTTGTTACCAGTGCCAGAGAAAGTCAAACAGTATCTGTGTCTGAGAGACTGTTATTTTACAGACGATTTTGATGCCAGCAGTCAAGTTCAAAGAAGTTAA